The proteins below come from a single Pseudomonas chlororaphis genomic window:
- a CDS encoding TetR family transcriptional regulator codes for MSQLGKARGKAQDSGWRGSPEGWLEAAYDALKESGIDAVRVMPLAKRLGLSRTSFYWFFEDREQLLAALLSRWRETNTGGLIRQTESYAESISEAILNVFECWLNPQLFDSQFEFAVRSWALQSAEVAQEVATVDEQRMNALASMFKRFGYDSQGADTRARTIYLTQIGYISMNTRELITTRFERIPHYVSIFTGKVPKQRELDRFYGKFGYAEKEPGVFVPLAETFEEGAGDDQ; via the coding sequence ATGTCCCAGTTAGGGAAGGCGCGTGGCAAGGCCCAGGACAGCGGTTGGCGCGGGTCGCCGGAAGGTTGGCTGGAGGCCGCCTACGACGCCTTGAAGGAATCGGGCATCGACGCTGTCAGGGTCATGCCGCTCGCCAAGCGCCTGGGTCTGTCGCGGACCAGCTTCTACTGGTTTTTCGAGGATCGCGAACAGTTGCTGGCAGCCTTGCTCTCTCGCTGGCGGGAGACCAACACCGGCGGACTGATCCGCCAGACCGAAAGTTATGCCGAGAGCATTTCCGAAGCGATCCTGAACGTGTTCGAGTGCTGGCTCAACCCGCAACTGTTCGACTCCCAATTCGAGTTCGCGGTGCGCAGTTGGGCGCTGCAGTCGGCGGAGGTGGCCCAGGAAGTCGCTACCGTGGATGAACAGCGGATGAATGCGCTGGCGAGCATGTTCAAGCGTTTTGGCTACGACAGCCAGGGGGCCGACACCCGGGCCCGGACGATCTACCTGACCCAGATCGGCTACATCAGCATGAACACCCGTGAGCTGATCACCACGCGTTTCGAGCGTATTCCGCATTACGTGAGCATCTTCACCGGCAAGGTGCCCAAGCAGCGCGAGCTGGATCGTTTCTATGGGAAGTTCGGCTACGCCGAAAAAGAACCGGGGGTCTTCGTGCCCTTGGCCGAGACGTTCGAGGAAGGGGCGGGTGATGATCAGTAA
- a CDS encoding (Fe-S)-binding protein has product MTLSAVKTHRELLTDRATGHGMPGGLFGRQDVFENDVDIFFTQHWILVGVTSDIAEPGDVSTLDIGKSSILLIRDDDEQVQAFRNVCRHRGARLKPAGKSTVGLLVCPYHQWTYDLDGSLKHAAHMGQNFDPTCKRLIPVHTKVVGTHIFVCLADEAPEDISYLDHVMSPRFAQYELTYSKIAHESEIIENGNWKLVIENNRECYHCAGTHPELTASFLPEDFGFCTDGLSEDSLQALDEYHRRNADTKRNWENEGYLCDAVEHLGEDVVTQFRSQRLVIAGHGESQTLDTRVACTRLFGHITRRDLGDMHLWTHNSWTHVMSDHAVISYIIPLAPDKTLVRTKWLVHADAIEGVDYQLDKLTEVWAATNLQDASLVGITHSGTQDPAYAPGPFSAFTESYVDQFSRWYSARLAAHGV; this is encoded by the coding sequence ATGACCCTCAGCGCCGTGAAAACCCACCGTGAACTTCTGACTGATCGCGCAACCGGGCACGGCATGCCCGGCGGCCTGTTCGGTCGACAGGATGTCTTCGAAAACGACGTGGATATCTTCTTTACCCAGCATTGGATACTGGTCGGTGTGACCAGCGACATAGCCGAGCCCGGGGATGTCTCCACCCTCGACATCGGCAAGTCTTCGATCCTCCTGATACGCGACGATGACGAGCAGGTGCAGGCGTTTCGCAATGTCTGCCGGCATCGCGGGGCGCGCTTGAAGCCGGCGGGCAAATCCACCGTGGGTCTGTTGGTCTGCCCTTATCATCAGTGGACTTATGACCTGGACGGCAGTTTGAAACATGCCGCGCACATGGGCCAGAACTTCGACCCTACCTGCAAGCGCCTGATACCGGTTCACACCAAAGTAGTCGGCACGCATATATTCGTTTGCCTGGCTGACGAAGCGCCGGAAGATATCAGTTACCTTGACCACGTCATGTCACCGCGCTTTGCCCAATACGAACTTACTTATTCAAAGATTGCCCATGAATCGGAAATTATCGAGAACGGCAATTGGAAGTTGGTCATCGAGAATAACCGTGAGTGTTATCACTGCGCCGGTACTCATCCCGAACTGACAGCGTCGTTCCTGCCGGAAGATTTCGGCTTCTGCACCGACGGGCTCAGCGAGGACTCGCTTCAGGCGCTCGACGAATACCACCGTCGCAATGCCGACACCAAGCGCAACTGGGAGAACGAGGGCTACCTCTGCGACGCCGTCGAACACCTGGGCGAGGACGTGGTCACTCAATTCCGCTCCCAGCGCCTGGTCATCGCCGGCCATGGCGAATCCCAGACCCTCGATACCCGAGTGGCCTGCACGCGCCTGTTCGGCCACATCACCCGCCGTGACCTGGGAGACATGCACCTGTGGACGCACAACTCATGGACGCACGTCATGAGCGACCACGCCGTGATCTCCTACATCATCCCCCTGGCACCGGACAAAACCCTGGTGCGGACCAAGTGGCTGGTCCACGCGGACGCCATCGAGGGCGTGGACTACCAGTTGGATAAACTGACCGAAGTCTGGGCCGCGACCAACCTCCAGGACGCCAGCCTCGTGGGCATCACCCACAGCGGCACCCAGGACCCGGCCTACGCACCGGGACCGTTCTCGGCCTTCACCGAATCCTATGTCGATCAGTTCTCGCGCTGGTACTCGGCGCGCCTGGCCGCCCATGGCGTGTGA
- the ihfA gene encoding integration host factor subunit alpha (This protein is one of the two subunits of integration host factor, a specific DNA-binding protein that functions in genetic recombination as well as in transcriptional and translational control), with translation MGALTKAEMAERLYEELGLNKREAKELVELFFEEIRHALEDNEQVKLSGFGNFDLRDKRQRPGRNPKTGEEIPITARRVVTFRPGQKLKARVEAYAGTKS, from the coding sequence ATGGGGGCTCTGACGAAAGCTGAGATGGCGGAACGTCTGTATGAGGAGCTGGGCCTGAATAAACGGGAAGCCAAAGAACTGGTTGAACTGTTTTTCGAAGAAATCAGGCACGCTCTGGAAGACAACGAACAGGTCAAGTTGTCCGGTTTCGGCAATTTTGACCTGCGGGACAAACGCCAGCGGCCTGGCCGCAATCCAAAAACGGGAGAAGAAATCCCGATCACGGCTCGCCGTGTGGTCACCTTTCGTCCAGGGCAGAAGTTGAAGGCCCGAGTTGAGGCTTATGCTGGAACCAAGTCATAA
- a CDS encoding MerR family transcriptional regulator — translation MLEPSHNDELPVIPGKRYFTIGEVSELCAVKPHVLRYWEQEFPQLNPVKRRGNRRYYQRQDVLMIRQIRALLYDQGFTIGGARLRLSGDEAKDDTTQYKQMIRQMIAELEDVLVVLKK, via the coding sequence ATGCTGGAACCAAGTCATAACGACGAGCTACCCGTCATCCCAGGCAAACGCTACTTCACCATCGGTGAAGTCAGCGAGCTGTGTGCGGTAAAACCGCACGTGCTGCGCTATTGGGAGCAGGAGTTTCCTCAGCTCAACCCGGTCAAGCGCCGCGGAAACCGCCGGTACTATCAGCGACAGGACGTGCTGATGATCCGGCAGATCCGCGCGCTGCTCTATGACCAGGGCTTCACCATCGGCGGCGCACGCCTGCGCTTGTCGGGTGACGAGGCCAAAGACGACACCACCCAGTACAAACAAATGATCCGCCAGATGATCGCCGAGCTTGAAGATGTGCTGGTGGTGCTCAAGAAATAA
- a CDS encoding LysR family transcriptional regulator, producing MQPSEMDKKVKGYRRLIPSMTALLEFEAVARLASFTLAAQELGVTQAAVSKQIRLLEDTLGTKLFHRLHRAIKLTHEGYLLHSVVAESIHRMASVFDKIAEGIGEQEITLACTGAFSHMRILPRLMSLRTLQPQLKLRLITPLLSTGAYRDDADLAIRFGNGKWDDGRSIFLFDEEVFPVCSPAWLAAHPAPTSIDDFLDVALIDSDATLEGWMTWNGWCRELGDMHPKLNYSLRCSAYNDAIQAALQGYGIALGWGRLIAHLLNSGELVRITPYVVKPKDAYYVVVPTGREPGAITPTLVDWLQDDSHLKH from the coding sequence ATGCAACCCAGCGAGATGGATAAAAAGGTCAAGGGCTATCGACGGTTGATCCCGTCCATGACCGCCCTGTTGGAGTTCGAAGCCGTGGCGCGGCTTGCCAGTTTTACCCTCGCGGCCCAGGAGCTGGGTGTGACCCAGGCGGCCGTCAGCAAGCAGATCCGCCTGCTGGAAGATACGCTGGGCACCAAGCTGTTCCATCGTCTGCACCGCGCCATCAAGCTGACACACGAGGGCTATCTGCTGCATTCGGTCGTGGCCGAATCCATTCACCGCATGGCCAGCGTATTCGACAAGATTGCCGAGGGCATCGGCGAACAGGAGATCACCCTGGCCTGCACCGGGGCGTTTTCCCACATGAGGATCCTGCCTCGGTTGATGTCGCTGCGTACGCTGCAACCGCAATTGAAACTGCGCTTGATCACGCCGTTGCTTTCGACGGGCGCCTACCGGGATGACGCGGACCTGGCCATCCGCTTCGGCAACGGCAAATGGGATGACGGCCGCTCGATCTTCCTGTTCGACGAAGAGGTATTTCCCGTGTGCTCGCCCGCCTGGCTGGCGGCCCACCCGGCGCCAACGTCGATCGATGATTTCCTGGACGTGGCCCTGATCGACTCCGACGCCACCCTCGAAGGCTGGATGACCTGGAACGGCTGGTGCCGGGAACTCGGGGACATGCATCCCAAGCTGAATTATTCACTGCGGTGCAGCGCCTACAACGACGCGATCCAGGCCGCTCTCCAGGGGTACGGCATCGCGCTGGGCTGGGGCCGACTGATTGCGCACCTGCTCAACAGTGGCGAACTGGTCAGGATCACCCCCTACGTGGTCAAGCCCAAGGACGCCTACTACGTGGTCGTGCCCACCGGTCGAGAACCGGGCGCGATCACTCCCACGTTAGTTGATTGGTTACAGGACGACAGCCACCTGAAACATTGA
- a CDS encoding ferredoxin: protein MTTYENLAPLEPTDAARRFTDPQTWGTFGAQWNSGEQKTLVCCAVYPETHDVKTFVFRCADFSALSFEAGQFITLSPVIAGQPIARCYTVSSSPTRPFAFAITVKRVPGGLVSNWLHDRLQPGDCLRASGPAGSFTPVGIPAKKWLYLSAGSGVTPLMSMTRTAFDMASDLDIVFVHSARTPTDIIFHDELQGMQARMAGLRVLHVCESPGTTVDWQHPIGRLDLPLLSQHVPDFREREVFTCGPQGYMEAVKSLLKDARFDFAHYHQESFDITVLNAEPVIEQAPSLDQASLFTVTLSRSGKTFTMTGTQTVLSAAKKAGAIVPSSCSQGVCGTCKTALLEGTVDMNHNGGIRQREIDKGLRLLCCSKPTSDLVIDL from the coding sequence ATGACAACTTACGAAAACCTTGCCCCCCTTGAGCCTACCGACGCTGCCAGACGCTTTACCGACCCACAGACATGGGGCACGTTTGGCGCGCAATGGAACAGCGGCGAACAGAAAACCCTGGTGTGCTGCGCCGTGTACCCGGAAACCCATGACGTGAAGACGTTCGTGTTTCGCTGCGCGGACTTCAGCGCGCTGAGTTTCGAAGCGGGCCAATTCATCACGCTATCACCGGTCATCGCCGGCCAGCCCATCGCCCGCTGCTACACCGTGTCGTCGTCCCCCACTCGCCCGTTCGCGTTCGCCATCACCGTCAAGCGGGTGCCGGGTGGGCTCGTGTCGAACTGGCTGCACGACCGCCTCCAGCCCGGGGACTGCCTGCGCGCGTCCGGCCCGGCGGGGAGCTTTACCCCGGTCGGCATTCCGGCGAAGAAATGGCTCTACCTGTCGGCAGGCTCCGGCGTGACGCCCCTGATGTCGATGACCCGCACAGCCTTCGACATGGCCAGCGACCTGGACATCGTCTTCGTGCACAGCGCCCGTACGCCGACCGACATCATCTTCCACGACGAACTCCAGGGCATGCAGGCGCGCATGGCCGGCCTGCGCGTGCTGCACGTCTGCGAAAGCCCGGGCACCACCGTCGACTGGCAACACCCCATCGGCCGGCTCGATTTGCCTTTGCTCAGCCAACACGTCCCGGACTTCAGGGAACGCGAAGTGTTCACCTGCGGCCCTCAAGGCTACATGGAGGCCGTCAAATCGCTGCTCAAGGACGCGCGGTTCGATTTCGCCCACTACCACCAGGAGAGCTTCGACATCACGGTGCTGAACGCAGAGCCGGTGATCGAACAAGCGCCTTCGCTGGATCAGGCGAGCCTGTTCACGGTGACCCTGTCCCGCTCGGGAAAGACCTTCACCATGACCGGCACCCAGACCGTGCTGAGTGCGGCCAAGAAAGCCGGCGCCATCGTGCCCTCCTCTTGCAGCCAGGGCGTGTGCGGCACCTGCAAGACGGCGCTGCTCGAAGGCACGGTGGACATGAACCACAACGGCGGGATCCGCCAACGGGAAATCGACAAGGGCCTGCGCCTGCTGTGCTGCAGCAAGCCGACGTCGGACCTGGTGATCGATCTCTGA
- a CDS encoding pyrroline-5-carboxylate reductase produces MISKTLGIIGGTGWLGGAIAHALLATARLPAANLVLSNRSGSHPLAGQGVCLVTDNQALVARSDVVIIAVRPEHFASLDIDATGKVVISLMAGITAQAIATQTSASAVVRAMPNAAVEIRQSFTPWFCSGTVDTATRELVQQLFESVGTAAEVREEGFIDYLSALSGTGPAFPALLMTALANQAIAAGLPADIAQLAARNVVVNSSQLLQTHDAQQMIEALVAYRGVTAAALQSMVDSRFEEHLGQALQAGAAVARKGLHG; encoded by the coding sequence ATGATCAGTAAGACCCTGGGCATCATCGGCGGAACCGGCTGGCTGGGCGGGGCAATCGCCCACGCGTTGCTGGCCACTGCGCGGCTGCCGGCCGCTAACCTGGTGCTCTCCAACCGTTCGGGCAGTCATCCGCTGGCCGGGCAAGGTGTGTGCCTGGTCACGGACAACCAGGCCTTGGTGGCGCGCAGCGATGTGGTGATCATTGCCGTGCGACCCGAGCATTTCGCCAGCCTGGACATCGATGCGACAGGCAAGGTCGTCATTTCGTTGATGGCCGGGATCACCGCGCAGGCGATTGCCACGCAGACCTCGGCTTCGGCGGTGGTGCGGGCGATGCCCAACGCGGCGGTGGAAATCCGGCAATCCTTTACGCCCTGGTTCTGTTCGGGGACGGTGGACACCGCGACGCGAGAGCTGGTGCAGCAGTTGTTCGAATCCGTGGGCACGGCGGCAGAGGTCCGAGAGGAGGGGTTCATCGATTACCTGTCTGCGCTGTCGGGCACTGGCCCGGCTTTTCCGGCCTTGCTGATGACCGCGCTGGCCAACCAGGCAATAGCCGCCGGCCTGCCTGCCGATATCGCGCAATTGGCCGCCAGGAACGTGGTGGTCAACAGCAGCCAACTGCTGCAAACCCATGACGCGCAGCAAATGATCGAGGCCTTGGTGGCCTATCGAGGCGTCACGGCCGCGGCGTTGCAGTCAATGGTCGACAGCCGCTTCGAAGAACACCTCGGCCAAGCCTTGCAGGCCGGGGCGGCGGTGGCTCGCAAAGGGCTTCACGGCTGA